From Bacillus clarus, the proteins below share one genomic window:
- a CDS encoding C40 family peptidase: MGVPYVWGVKDARGLDCSGFVYYSWNQAGYSRAYQTSQVLYNNSQRISRANAEPGDLVFFSETHSTSNITHVAIYLGGDDIIEAASGKSMKVKYSKLSTSWYSNDLVGFGRITNF, encoded by the coding sequence TTGGGTGTTCCTTATGTATGGGGAGTTAAAGATGCAAGAGGTCTTGATTGTTCGGGATTTGTTTATTATTCATGGAATCAAGCAGGATATTCAAGAGCATATCAGACTTCTCAAGTATTATATAATAACTCCCAAAGAATTAGTAGAGCTAATGCTGAGCCAGGAGATTTAGTATTTTTTAGTGAAACACATAGTACAAGCAACATTACTCATGTAGCTATTTATCTTGGCGGAGATGATATTATTGAAGCTGCTAGTGGAAAAAGTATGAAAGTTAAGTATTCTAAGTTATCTACTTCTTGGTATAGTAATGATTTGGTTGGATTTGGAAGGATAACGAATTTTTAA
- a CDS encoding GNAT family N-acetyltransferase, with product MDIDLLVNRPEHIEDVAKMVYKEFVIPTSSKKTYEEVVDFFKGTYADIFPITFIANVDGQCVGTVSVFENDWKERPQYKPWLASLYVEPSYRSQKIGFYLIKDLLKHMKKIGYTKVFLKTKNASAYYEKRDWERIETVLDEQGENVDIFKYTLLK from the coding sequence ATGGACATTGATTTATTAGTAAATCGGCCAGAACATATAGAAGATGTTGCTAAAATGGTTTACAAAGAATTTGTTATACCAACTAGTAGTAAAAAAACATATGAAGAAGTTGTCGATTTTTTTAAGGGAACATACGCAGATATATTTCCAATCACTTTTATAGCGAATGTAGATGGTCAATGTGTAGGGACAGTATCAGTATTTGAAAACGATTGGAAAGAAAGACCTCAATATAAACCTTGGTTGGCATCTTTATATGTTGAGCCTTCATATCGAAGTCAAAAGATAGGGTTTTATTTAATCAAAGACTTGCTAAAACATATGAAAAAAATAGGTTATACGAAAGTATTTTTAAAGACAAAAAATGCTTCAGCTTACTATGAAAAAAGAGATTGGGAACGCATTGAAACAGTTCTAGATGAACAAGGTGAAAATGTCGATATTTTTAAATATACATTATTGAAATGA
- a CDS encoding RNA-guided endonuclease TnpB family protein, whose protein sequence is MLKAYKYRIYPNEEQRIFFAKTFGCVRFVYNKMLADRINSYQESQKSMDKSIKYPTPAKYKAHFPFLKEVDSLALANAQLNLNKSYANFFRDKSVGFPKFKSKKDNHRSYTTNNQKGTVFIENGYIKLPKLKTLVRMKQHRPFFGVIKSVTISKTPTSKHFASVLVGENEQLFPKVDAKVGIDVELKDFTILSNGKKYENPKWLKKAEKRLAFLQLYI, encoded by the coding sequence ATGTTGAAAGCATACAAATATCGTATCTATCCGAATGAAGAACAAAGAATATTTTTTGCAAAAACATTTGGGTGCGTGCGTTTTGTGTACAACAAAATGCTTGCTGATAGAATCAATTCTTATCAAGAATCTCAAAAAAGTATGGATAAATCCATAAAATATCCTACACCTGCAAAGTATAAAGCTCATTTTCCATTTCTAAAGGAAGTTGATAGCTTGGCGTTAGCTAACGCACAACTAAATCTAAATAAATCCTACGCCAATTTCTTCCGTGATAAATCTGTTGGATTCCCCAAGTTCAAAAGCAAAAAAGATAACCATCGTAGTTATACAACGAACAACCAAAAAGGAACAGTGTTTATTGAAAATGGCTATATTAAATTACCTAAATTAAAAACCCTGGTACGAATGAAGCAACATAGGCCATTTTTCGGAGTGATTAAATCGGTGACGATTTCTAAAACACCTACCAGCAAACATTTTGCTTCTGTTTTGGTGGGAGAAAATGAACAATTGTTTCCTAAGGTTGATGCAAAGGTTGGCATTGATGTTGAATTGAAAGACTTTACGATATTGTCTAATGGCAAAAAATATGAAAATCCTAAATGGTTGAAGAAAGCTGAAAAAAGATTAGCTTTTTTGCAACTTTATATTTAA
- a CDS encoding DUF3956 family protein, whose amino-acid sequence MTSCILFVNGQPFLVISVAGIEIARLEISLEVALALQVLGIPICS is encoded by the coding sequence ATGACAAGCTGTATTCTATTCGTAAATGGCCAACCTTTTTTGGTTATCTCTGTTGCTGGAATTGAAATCGCTAGATTAGAAATTTCTCTTGAAGTAGCACTAGCTTTGCAAGTACTAGGGATTCCGATTTGTTCGTAA
- a CDS encoding YcaO-like family protein yields the protein MLYSWERETVEEIAHQRIMDTFKELSFSVEKKVFGDKIQTTYVELFNLNQQIESFGVGKGKYNELGALFEALEHYTLENISMKECDFFSSHHIAKNPIFDGERVMQLIVEEPNQQLLCKKYYALNDTQQHVWYPFFIANPHYMQHPIETDTYQYQKVQRYSSNSGTAIGSTLHEAIIHATNEVIERDAFSLFLLRHFYYDMPDHTLKIIHPNTLPSSLKETIVHAEEELQEKIILLDITTEVAIPTILAVTKNKKHTGIFGLGTSLYPEYAILRSITELVQVNHIASANIGDELAHREHFLNQLQPYPRHYACAEMNMCSVFNQFPATYVSFEDLPRFSERNLILYIEELQERLHQQHFSIYYSPVKEFSNGIKIIHVLIPQMERFLLITNGQLVFPSERGMKKSLKLQSS from the coding sequence ATGCTATATTCTTGGGAAAGAGAAACCGTAGAAGAAATTGCGCATCAACGTATTATGGATACGTTCAAAGAATTAAGTTTTTCAGTTGAAAAAAAAGTTTTTGGAGATAAAATACAAACCACATACGTGGAATTATTTAATTTAAATCAACAGATTGAATCATTCGGCGTAGGAAAAGGGAAGTACAATGAATTAGGCGCATTGTTTGAGGCCTTAGAGCATTATACTCTGGAGAACATATCAATGAAAGAGTGTGATTTTTTCTCTTCTCATCATATTGCGAAGAACCCAATATTTGACGGAGAACGTGTTATGCAATTGATAGTAGAAGAACCAAATCAACAATTACTGTGTAAAAAATACTATGCTTTGAATGATACACAACAACATGTATGGTATCCATTTTTTATTGCCAATCCACATTATATGCAACATCCAATCGAAACGGATACTTATCAGTATCAGAAAGTACAACGATACAGTTCTAATAGTGGCACAGCCATTGGTTCCACTTTACATGAAGCGATTATTCATGCAACGAATGAAGTCATTGAAAGGGATGCTTTTTCTTTATTCCTACTTCGACATTTCTACTATGATATGCCAGATCATACATTAAAGATAATTCATCCAAATACACTTCCATCCTCACTAAAAGAAACGATTGTACACGCAGAAGAGGAATTACAAGAGAAAATTATACTATTGGATATTACAACGGAAGTTGCAATTCCAACTATATTAGCTGTTACAAAAAATAAAAAGCATACTGGTATATTTGGGCTAGGTACATCTTTATACCCTGAATATGCTATCTTGCGAAGTATTACAGAACTGGTTCAGGTGAATCATATTGCTTCTGCAAATATTGGTGATGAGCTAGCACATCGAGAGCATTTTTTGAATCAATTACAGCCGTATCCTCGTCACTATGCTTGTGCAGAAATGAATATGTGTTCCGTATTTAATCAATTTCCAGCCACTTATGTTTCATTTGAGGATTTACCGAGATTTTCAGAACGTAATTTAATACTTTACATCGAAGAACTGCAAGAACGATTACACCAACAACATTTTTCTATCTATTATTCTCCAGTCAAAGAGTTTTCCAATGGTATAAAAATCATACATGTACTAATTCCACAAATGGAGCGTTTTTTATTGATTACAAATGGGCAATTGGTATTCCCGTCTGAAAGAGGTATGAAAAAGAGTCTTAAATTACAATCCAGTTAA
- a CDS encoding tyrosine-type recombinase/integrase — MEKKKHLIDVQPIRSIEQLNDMKWSLKRHCSDRDYILFLIGINTGLRVSDLLKMETNEILKLKRKKRKEFKVKEGKTKKERIINITSIFEEVFPYAEDLKSTWLFPSRKGDKPISKIQAYRQLQKAGDFAGVESIGTHTMRKTFGYWFYKQTKDIAMLQEILNHSTPQITLRYIGINKEEKDNILDTFRI, encoded by the coding sequence GTGGAGAAAAAGAAACATTTAATTGATGTACAACCAATTCGGAGTATTGAACAGCTTAATGATATGAAATGGTCACTCAAACGTCATTGTTCAGATCGTGATTACATTTTATTTCTGATTGGGATCAATACAGGATTACGTGTCAGTGATTTACTTAAAATGGAAACAAATGAGATTTTAAAACTGAAGCGAAAAAAACGGAAAGAATTTAAAGTTAAAGAAGGAAAAACAAAAAAGGAACGTATCATAAATATTACATCTATTTTTGAGGAAGTATTTCCATACGCTGAAGATCTAAAAAGTACCTGGTTATTTCCTTCTCGAAAAGGCGATAAACCTATTAGTAAAATTCAAGCCTATCGACAGTTACAAAAAGCCGGAGATTTTGCCGGAGTAGAATCTATTGGTACTCATACTATGCGTAAAACATTTGGGTATTGGTTTTACAAGCAAACAAAGGATATTGCTATGTTACAAGAAATACTAAATCATAGTACACCACAAATTACATTGAGATACATCGGAATTAATAAGGAAGAAAAAGATAATATCCTTGATACATTTCGCATCTAA